The Raphanus sativus cultivar WK10039 chromosome 2, ASM80110v3, whole genome shotgun sequence DNA segment TCTTCAACTCACAGGATTCAGTGATCCAGTCTATGCTGAAGCATATGTGACAGTCCATCACTATGACATCGCACTCGAAGTTACCGTTATCAACCGTACAAAGGAAACCCTTCAGAATCTATGCTTGGAGTTAGCAACCATGGGTGATCTCAAGCTTGTTGAGCGTCCTCAAAACTATAGTCTGGCACCCGGAACGAGCATGCAGATAAAAGCAAACATCAAGGTCTCGTCCACTGAGACTGGAGTCATATTCGGGAACATCGTTTATGAGACATCAAATGTAATGGAGCGGAATGTCGTGGTACTCAACGACATACACATTGATATCATGGACTATATCTCCCCTGCTGTTTGCACAGAGGTGGCTTTCAGAACCATGTGGGCAGAGTTCGAATGGGAAAACAAGGTAATTCACCGGAACCTGTTACCCTTTTAACTTTCTTTGAGTTTGGTGTTTAACCATTTCAGTGGTGCTCTTCATGTCAGGTTGCTGTGAACACCACGATTCAGAACGAAAGAGAATTCCTCGACCACATAATCAAATCCACAAACATGAAGTGTCTCACTCCCCCGTAAGTTCCGATTCTTATTTATTTCCCATTATAATAGACCGAAACTCTTGTTACTAATTTTGATTATTCTCTCTCTGTTTGCAGATCTGCAATAGAAGGAGAATGCGGGTTCCTGTCGGCAAACTTATATGCAAAAAGTGTGTTTGGTGAAGATGCTCTTGTGAATGTGAGTATCGAGAAGCAAACTGATGGAGCATTGAGTGGGTACATAAGGATAAGGAGCAAGACGCAAGGGATTGCTCTAAGTCTTGGGGACAAAATCACCCTCAAACAAAAGGGTAGTAGCTGAGGTTAGCTGTGAATATTCACATTCTGCTCAAAACTTGTTCTCCTCCTTTTATTTTGTGGAATCCTCACACTTCTTAACCGGTTGTAATTTCCGGTACACCATACCGATTGATTGTTACAGGCTTGGAGTGGTAGCGCGCAAGGTTAACAGGTTTAGACTACGATCGTGTCTCTCTCTCGAGCAATCTTTTGGCGTTTAAATCTGTTCACTATGGTACGGATGGATTTTTCCTCATATAGTTAtgtctgtttttttctttttagtacttgacgattttgttattttatttataatgtttctTTTCGTTCAATAATGTTGTTTGTTGGGGAGATTAAACCATGATTTTCATGAAATGCATTGTCGACGATAGTAGAGTCTCTCGAGGTTACATGTTTTGTCCCTCGTCATTTCAAACTGATATAACATAATTATCTTCGTAAAATCAACTTTTACATGTATATTTGGAAAggcaaaatatatattttttattgaattttttttttttttttttgataaatattttttattgaaattcCGTGAGTATTATTATACTATATTAGCAtcctattaaataattaaaactttCCAAAATAGTATTATCTTATAATAGAAAACCGAATTTAAAcatacaccaaaaaaaaattgatagcCACGACGTTCCGGAATGGTCCCCTTGTATCTCCTCCATGCTCGCGCCGACACAAACCAATAAGAAAACGTGCACGTGGGACGCTGGAAGAGTCTGAACTCTAAACGTTGACAGTCCTGCATGTTTAAGATAATTGATTTAAATCAAGAAAGTACTATCAAACCACAAACCCCAAAGTACTTAACGTTACCACTTATTTTGCATATAATAATTGATACAAAGACAAGCTTAAGCAAATCTCTCCGAAAACAGAGtttctataaaaataaagaagagtAGAAAAAATTGACAACTTCAAACATAACATACAAGTTTTGATAGCCACAATCTTCCGGTTTGTCATCTCTCTCTGCTCGTCCTGCAACAAGACAAACAAAACCAGCTTAAAATCTTGCACGTGGAGTACTCTCAATTATAGGCTTGTAATCCTGTTTCAACGATGAGGTTACATGTGTTTAAATCCACAAAACGTTGTGTGCCACAAAGCCACTTGTTTTTGAACGTCAACGTTATCTATTTCCTAGTCTCTTACCTATAATAATTGGTACAAAGACTAAGCTAAGCTCATCCCCCCCCCCCAAGAAAAAAATGACTATCTTCTTTCTCTGCTCCTTATGGGTTTTCTTGCTTCTCACGTTTGTCTCATTTATCTATTTCGCGAGAAAGTTTAAAGAACCTAAAACATTGAATCTTCCTCCGAGTCCTCCAAGTCTTCCCATCATCGGAAACTTGCATCAACTCGCGGGACTACTTCACCGATGTTTTCATCACCTCTCCATCAAGTACGGACCAGTGGTACTTCTTCATCTCGGCTCTGTTCCAACGGTTGTCATCTCCTCGAGTGAAGCAGCTGAAGAAGTTCTTAGAATACATGACCTTGGGTGCTGCAACAGGCCAAAGACTGTCGCCACTGGGAAACTCTCATACGGTTTCAAAGACATCAGCTTCTCGCAGTACGGCGAGTACTGGCGAGAGATGCGAAAGCTCGCTGTCATCGAGCTTTTCAGCCTTAAGAAGGTTCAGTCTTTCAAGAACATCAGAGAGGAAGAGGTTGGGTTCATGGTGAAAAAGGTTTCAGAATCAGCTTTGGAACACACTCCTGTTGATCTAAACAAAGCCTTTTTCTCCTTAACCGCAAGCATCATTTGTAGAGTTGCCTTAGGACAGAACTTCAACGAGAGTGGCTTCGTGATTGAACAAGATAGAATTGAAGAACTTGTACGTGATGCATTGGTAGCTCTTGGTACCATCACTTGCTCTGACGTTTTCCCCGGTGGGCTTGGGAGATTCTTGGATTGGTTGTCTGGAGGACACAAGAGTATAAACAAAGTGTTTGAAGAGCTTGATGCCTTTTACCAGCATGTCATTGATGACCACTTGAAGACAGGAGCAGCTGGAAAGAAAGGTATTGATTCTCAGGTGGATATTGTTGCACTCTTGTTGGATATGATGCACAAACAAGGGAAGAAAGATTATTTCCAGCTCAACATTAGTAATATCAAAGCAGTCCTCATGGTAAAGAATCTCAAATCTTGCTTCATATTATATTAtgatgttttcacacatattaacaaaacaaaatatcgGTTTTTGATTCTTTAAGCCAATAGTATTTCAATGAATTCAGTtagtttttaaaagtttacaGGTTCTTGTTATTAATTAAGCAAAACTTCAtagaaacatataaaaattattgtgaaataaatattttttctaaaacttcTATGTAAGTGAGTGTATATCTTAGGATCAGTATAAATTTTGGGTCGTAGTAACAGGGTCGTCTCTAAACCATGGTAAACAAACTTCCTAAATTtgtagaaaagaaaatttagttGAAAAAAATTCAGGTTTTCAAATTTTCCGAGCCGGCCacataaaatgaattttaaaatcaacTACTAGGACAAGACCACAATACAACAATTATTAGACCATGATTAACGGAGCTTCTTAGGGATGGGGTTTTTAGTGAAATTTAAGAATTCTCATTAATCATGTTCTTAGGTCTTGATCATTCAGTTGCGTTTGATTTTACCTGACCTTTTACGTTACCAAAAACAATAAAGATCACATAAAAATGCAAACACTGACTTGATTAAAAACCTTATGCTTATATGTGTTTATGTATGTGTGTTTGTCAGGACATATTTCTTGCAGGGGTAGATACAGGAGCCGTAACCATGATATGGGCCATGACTGAACTCGTTAGAAACCCAAAGGTGATGAGAAAGGCACAAGAAGAGATACGAACCACCCTAGGGCCCAGCAAGGAGAAGATCACTGAAGAAGACATTGACAAAGTTGGTTACTTGAAGCACATAATCAAGGAAACGTTTAGGTTACACCCAGCAGTTCCATTACTACTCCCTAGAGAAACAATGTCTCACGTCAAGATCAACGGCTACGATGTAGCTCCCAATACACAAATCCAACTCAACGTATGGGCCATTGGACGTGACCCCAAGTGTTGGACCGACCCTGAAGAGTTCATCCCTGAACGGTTTGCTAACAGTTCTGTAGATTTCAGAGGACAACACTTTGAGCTGTTGCCGTTTGGTTCTGGTAGGAGGAGTTGTCCTGGGATGCCAATGGGGGTTGCTTCCGTGGAACTAGGACTGTTGAGTTTGCTTTACTTCTTTGATTGGGAGTTGCCTGAAGGGATGGTTAGTGAAGCAGACATTGATATGGAAGAAGCTGGTACTCTTACCGTTGTCAAGAAACAACCTCTTCTACTTGTTCCTGTTCTATATCACTGATGAGCATTGAGCTGTCACAAAAAGCTTTATACTCTTGTCTTGTATAAGAAATAAGTTTATCTGTAATGTATTTCGTTCTATAATGTCGTTTGATGGGGGAGAGTAAACCATGATTTTCATGAAATACTTTTTATCGATCGTCTCGAAGCTACATGGCTTTTGGTCCTAGGCTCAGCTGTTTAATGTCGTTTGCGTTCCCCTTCTTTGACCTTTATTTCTCCGCCAGGCAGGCTGATCAGCTGTCATCAATCGGCGATGCGGCGCGCAGGTTAAGAACTCGTTTtcagagggagagagagaaaaaaaagcatATAGATATTCCACCGATTATTAGAAGATGGGGAAAGGATAAAAATAAGTTCCGTataagaaattatttaaaatcattggTACGTATACATACCCCGAGTGGAGGACGCTGACGGCGACTTTGGCGTTTTTGACACGTCAAAACTGACGTGGTGTCGTGGTGACAACCAGATTGGTTGGCTCTCGATCGGACCTTAGCTGGACGTTTCAGAGTTACAAGTGTTCTGGTTTTGTACACTTTATCTCCATGCTCTTGCCGCTACAACAAACTAATAGGAAAACATGCACGTGGGAGTTGGGACGGTGGAAGAGTCTGAACGTTGACAGTCCTGCATGTTACTATGAATTTACATAGTATGATTTAAATCCACAAACCGCACTTTATTTGGAAAGTTTAACTACTGTCTATGCAAGCTTACTATTTTCATCATCACTAGTACTATTGTCATAGTTGTCAGTTGTCACAGGCTCATAATCTTGCTTTCAGTGATGGAGGTACACTGGTTTAAATCCACATAATTTTTCGTGCCACAAAACCACATTATCTTACCTATATAATAATTGATATAAAGACTAACCTTAAGCTCATCTCTCCTAGAAGAGCAAGGAAAAAAATGTCTATCTTTCTCTGTTTCTCATGGGTTTTCTTGCTTCTCACGTTAATCTCTTTCATGAGAAagattaaagaaaacaaaacattgaATCATCTTCCAAGTCCTCCAACTCTTCCCATCATCGGAAACTTGCACCAACTCGCAGGACTCCCACACCGTTGCTTTCACCACCTCTCCATCAAATACGGACCCGTGGTACTTGTTCGTCTCGGCTTTGTTCCAACGGTTGTCATCTCCTCGAGTGAAGCAGCTGAGGAAGTTCTAAGAACACATGACCTCGAATGCTGCAACAGACCAAAGACTGTCTCCACGGGGAAACTCTCATACGGTTTCAAAGACATCAGCTTCGCGCAGTACGGGGAGTATTGGCGAGAGATGCGGAAGCTAGCTGTCATCGAGCTGTTCAGCCTTAAGAAGATTCAATCTTTCAAGAACATCAGAGAGGAAGAAGTTAGATTCATGGTGAAAAAGGTTTCAGAATCGGCTTTGGAACAACACACTCCTGTTGATCTAAGCAAAACCCTTTTCTCCTTAACCGCAAGCATCATTTGTAGAGTAGCCTTAGGGCAGAACTTCAACGAGAGTGGCTTCGTGATTGAACAAGATAGAATCGAAGAACTTGTAAGTGAGGCATTGTTAGCTCTTGGTACTTTCACTTGCTCTGACGTTTTCCCCGGTGGACTTGGGAGATTCTTTGACTGGTTGTTTGGAGTACACAAGAGGATAAACAAAGTGTTTGAAGATCTTGATGCCTTTTACCAGCATGTGATTGATGACCACTTGAAGACAGGAGCAGCTGGAAAGAAAGGTATTGATTCTCAGGCGGATATTGTTGCACTCTTGTTGGATATGATGCACAAACAAGGGAAGAAAGATTATTTCCAGCTCACCATTGATAATATCAAAGCAGTCCTCATGGTAAAGAATCTCAAATCTTGCTTCATgtgttatattatataattaattagtaaTCTTTGTACAGTCTCCACCATGTGAATGTTAAGTAATAGTAGTAAAATGGATTTTAAAACCAACTACTAGGACCAGGCCACTATATAGGTGTTGATCATTCATTTTTCTTGCATCTTAATTTTACGTGACTTTTACGTtaccaaaaacagaaaaaaaaaagattacataCAAATGCAGACACCGACTTAGGTTATATGTGTGTTAAATGTATTTGTGTGTTTGTCAGAACATATTTCTTGCAGGGGTAGATACAGGAGCTATAACCATGATATGGGCCATGACTGAACTCGTTAGAAACCCTGGAGTGATGAAAAAGGCACAAGATGAGATACGAACCACCCTAGGGCCCAACAAGGGGAAGATCACTGAAGAAGACATTGACAAAGTTGGTTACCTAAAGCTCATAATCAAGGAAACTTTTAGGTTACACCCAGCAGCTCCATTACTACTTCCTAGAGTAACAATGTCTCACGTCAAGATCAACGGCTACGATATACCTCCCAAAACACAAATCCAACTCAACGTATGGGCCATTGGACGTGACCCCAAGCGCTGGACCGACCCTGAGGAGTTCATACCTGAACGGTTTGCTAACAGTTGCGTGGATTTCAGAGGACAGCACTTTGAGCTGTTGCCGTTTGGTTCTGGCAGAAGGAGTTGTCCTGGAATGTCAATGGGGGTTGCTTCCGTGGAACTAGGACTGTTGAGTTTGCTTTACTTCTTTGATTGGGCATTGCCTGAAGGGATGGTTAGTGAAGCAGatattgatatggaagaagcTGGTAATCTTACCGTTGTCAAGAAACAACCTCTTCTACTTGTTCCTGTTATACACCATTGATGAGCATTGAGAGTTGTCGCAAAAAGCTTTATACTCTTGTCTTGTATAAGAGAAATAagtgtaaaaagaaaaaagaaataagtGTGTATTAATGTATGAACAATGTagtagagaaaaataaaaaacaacaacaatgtAGTAGAGAAATCCCAATGTAGTTGCATATAAGATATTGCTACGGATTACAACTCAGTCTATGGGTTACTTTACTAGTCAAGGAGTATTATTGTAGTTCCTTTTTTTTACTCTAGTTTCAATCAAAGAGTGAGAGAACGCTAGATACTCTGATTCGCAAAAAGCTTTATACTCTTGGCTCTAAAAATGGTTCGGTGATGCTGATCTGAAAATCCATAAACGATCACAAATGAAGTACAACAACTAAAGAACACAAGAAAACATGCTGATCTTCTGGTTATAACATTAAATAGAATAATCTTAACCCCCCCCTAACATGACATCTTATGAGATAAATGAAACTATACCTGATCTGACAGTATTTATATACGTATAAAAAAAGGAGTACACATCTTGCTTCTCCACTGAAGAAGAGCAGACACAATTACGATCACAAACATTCAAATCAGACAACAGCGGAAGTAGTACGTCTGAGGTCAACATCGCTCTTGAGTTTCTCACTCGGCGGTGTTCCTTTAAAACTCCCATATCTCATAGGCCTAGGTACGTAAAGAGAGCTCAGCATCTTCTCCAAAGCCACCACAGTGTATCTCACGTACTTGCTCGAACTCGCGTCTTTCTCAACCAACGGCCCGTAGTTCTGCATATAGCTTCTGTAAACCGGTACAACCGCCTGAACAATCTGCTGACAAACCCTATCCCTCAGATCTTTCTCAGGTACGACCCACGCGGACTGCTTCTTATACATCTCCTCGAACGCGTCGTTGAAAGACTTGAGCCTCTTCTTGACGAGATCACGAGCCGTGGCGTGTCCACCTGAGAATAGTATAAGCCCTTCTCTGCTCAGATGGCTAGGGAGCTTACCCCAGCTGTCTCTAAGGAAGACGGTGGCGTAATACTCTTTGTACTGATCATGCTCCTTCAGCCACGAGTCTCCCAGCTTATCTCCTATCCTCGTGCCTTTTAAGTTCTTGTATAGGTGCCAGTGGTTGTTCATACCGAAGAAATGAGCAAGCGTTTGATCCGGATACGCTTTCATCCACGCGTCCATGTTCTGCTCAATCATTTTGATTATCCTCAGCACCTCAACCGTAAGCTGGTTCTCTTGGAACCTCTCTGACCTCCAGCTTTTGTGTATAAGCAGAACCTGAGTGAGCGTCGACTTGTACTTATCTCCTATAAGTTTATTACAGTAGTCAGTCACGAAACTGACCAGCCTAGGGACACCACCGTCGCTAGGCGGAGGGATCTGCTTCTGAATCTCTACCTGAACCAGAAGCTCCCAGAAGATCTCCGCTGCACCATCTATCAGCTTCTTGATGAGATCTCTCGTGTAGTTTTGGATCTCAACACAAGCTTGTCCGCCGAAGAGACGGTTGAAGTCTGCTCTCAGCTTGTTTAGCGAAGTGAAGATGTCTAGCAGCTTCAGAAGCTTGATAGGATCCGTCTTGCTATCGGTAACGGTTTTACCGAACCGTAGAAACGCGAGCATCCCGGCTTGAGCAGCGATCTTGGAGAAGCAATCCATCCAGACATTGGAACCGAACCTCTCGAAGACATCGTTGCAGAGCTTGAACTCTGCTTCGAACAGATGCTTAACAGCAAACTCCAAATGGTTCCCCCACTGAGATATGTAACCTTCTATGCTCTGCACGTCGTTGAACTCGTTGACAGATATGTCTAGGTAGTCCAGGTCAAGCGCTTGAAGACTAGCTCTAACGTTAGAGCTCCTCACTTCCACGTACACCGAGACGCACTTGTCGAGTCTGTTGTTCGCTCTGAGCCTCCCGAGGATAGCTTGCAGTTTGTGGATCACAGTCACAGGCAGCTGAGACGGTGCAATGCAAGGTTGATCACCTAACGATGAAGACGCCATCGGAAGCGGGACGCTGTTGTCCTGCAACAGCCTCCTGAACTCGTTCTCCAGCTTGTCTAAAGCAGCATCCTTAAGCCCACCGTCGAGACGAGCTTTGTCTTGTTGAAACTCTCTAAGCCCTCTCAAAGACTTCTTCAAACTCGAGAGATACTTCTCGTCAGCAACACTGTGATCCTCCAAATACTCAACGATATCCTCCAACCACTGGATAGCTAACCCACAGTTCTCCCCGAGAAACCTCAACGCTTCCTCTAACCGCTTCAGGACCGAGAGATAGCTGGAGAGGTCGTTCTTGGGATCTGATAGCAAAGACTTCTCGAGTCCGTGAACCGCGTCGAACACCTTGAGGATGGTAGCTGCGGGACCAACGGCTCGGTTAATGTGTCCGCCGACAGCAACGAGAGCTTCTCTGTCTGCTCGTATCGGCCTCACCGCGGCTTCGAGAGAGGGTAGTCTCTGCTCAATCTCATCGAACCTAGGAGAGGTTTTCTCTAGAGCTAAACCGATGGCTTTAGACTTCTCTAGACTCGATTTTAGAGAGTTCCTTGCAGATATTAGGCTTTGAATCCCTCGTGCCACACCACCAGCAGGTTCCGCCATtgttagttaaaaaaaaaaagcaattaaGGTTCCAAACTTTGTTCCTgataaaaatggaaactttatcacttttttttcttaGCCGGAGTTTAGATAAATCAAACCAAACACAGAAACTAGTTTAGCAATATAAACACTTCCgagaagaaacaaacaaaaccaaacccaGATACAGAAACTTCCGAACAACCTTTGAAAGGGAGTGACTTTTTATAAACTGGGGACAACGCAGATGAAAGAGATCA contains these protein-coding regions:
- the LOC108829338 gene encoding cytochrome P450 71B2; amino-acid sequence: MTIFFLCSLWVFLLLTFVSFIYFARKFKEPKTLNLPPSPPSLPIIGNLHQLAGLLHRCFHHLSIKYGPVVLLHLGSVPTVVISSSEAAEEVLRIHDLGCCNRPKTVATGKLSYGFKDISFSQYGEYWREMRKLAVIELFSLKKVQSFKNIREEEVGFMVKKVSESALEHTPVDLNKAFFSLTASIICRVALGQNFNESGFVIEQDRIEELVRDALVALGTITCSDVFPGGLGRFLDWLSGGHKSINKVFEELDAFYQHVIDDHLKTGAAGKKGIDSQVDIVALLLDMMHKQGKKDYFQLNISNIKAVLMDIFLAGVDTGAVTMIWAMTELVRNPKVMRKAQEEIRTTLGPSKEKITEEDIDKVGYLKHIIKETFRLHPAVPLLLPRETMSHVKINGYDVAPNTQIQLNVWAIGRDPKCWTDPEEFIPERFANSSVDFRGQHFELLPFGSGRRSCPGMPMGVASVELGLLSLLYFFDWELPEGMVSEADIDMEEAGTLTVVKKQPLLLVPVLYH
- the LOC108843354 gene encoding cytochrome P450 71B2-like isoform X2, which encodes MLQQTKDCLHGETLIRFQRHQLRAVRGNIREEEVRFMVKKVSESALEQHTPVDLSKTLFSLTASIICRVALGQNFNESGFVIEQDRIEELVSEALLALGTFTCSDVFPGGLGRFFDWLFGVHKRINKVFEDLDAFYQHVIDDHLKTGAAGKKGIDSQADIVALLLDMMHKQGKKDYFQLTIDNIKAVLMNIFLAGVDTGAITMIWAMTELVRNPGVMKKAQDEIRTTLGPNKGKITEEDIDKVGYLKLIIKETFRLHPAAPLLLPRVTMSHVKINGYDIPPKTQIQLNVWAIGRDPKRWTDPEEFIPERFANSCVDFRGQHFELLPFGSGRRSCPGMSMGVASVELGLLSLLYFFDWALPEGMVSEADIDMEEAGNLTVVKKQPLLLVPVIHH
- the LOC108843354 gene encoding cytochrome P450 71B2-like isoform X1; amino-acid sequence: MSIFLCFSWVFLLLTLISFMRKIKENKTLNHLPSPPTLPIIGNLHQLAGLPHRCFHHLSIKYGPVVLVRLGFVPTVVISSSEAAEEVLRTHDLECCNRPKTVSTGKLSYGFKDISFAQYGEYWREMRKLAVIELFSLKKIQSFKNIREEEVRFMVKKVSESALEQHTPVDLSKTLFSLTASIICRVALGQNFNESGFVIEQDRIEELVSEALLALGTFTCSDVFPGGLGRFFDWLFGVHKRINKVFEDLDAFYQHVIDDHLKTGAAGKKGIDSQADIVALLLDMMHKQGKKDYFQLTIDNIKAVLMNIFLAGVDTGAITMIWAMTELVRNPGVMKKAQDEIRTTLGPNKGKITEEDIDKVGYLKLIIKETFRLHPAAPLLLPRVTMSHVKINGYDIPPKTQIQLNVWAIGRDPKRWTDPEEFIPERFANSCVDFRGQHFELLPFGSGRRSCPGMSMGVASVELGLLSLLYFFDWALPEGMVSEADIDMEEAGNLTVVKKQPLLLVPVIHH
- the LOC108843353 gene encoding exocyst complex component EXO70A1 produces the protein MAEPAGGVARGIQSLISARNSLKSSLEKSKAIGLALEKTSPRFDEIEQRLPSLEAAVRPIRADREALVAVGGHINRAVGPAATILKVFDAVHGLEKSLLSDPKNDLSSYLSVLKRLEEALRFLGENCGLAIQWLEDIVEYLEDHSVADEKYLSSLKKSLRGLREFQQDKARLDGGLKDAALDKLENEFRRLLQDNSVPLPMASSSLGDQPCIAPSQLPVTVIHKLQAILGRLRANNRLDKCVSVYVEVRSSNVRASLQALDLDYLDISVNEFNDVQSIEGYISQWGNHLEFAVKHLFEAEFKLCNDVFERFGSNVWMDCFSKIAAQAGMLAFLRFGKTVTDSKTDPIKLLKLLDIFTSLNKLRADFNRLFGGQACVEIQNYTRDLIKKLIDGAAEIFWELLVQVEIQKQIPPPSDGGVPRLVSFVTDYCNKLIGDKYKSTLTQVLLIHKSWRSERFQENQLTVEVLRIIKMIEQNMDAWMKAYPDQTLAHFFGMNNHWHLYKNLKGTRIGDKLGDSWLKEHDQYKEYYATVFLRDSWGKLPSHLSREGLILFSGGHATARDLVKKRLKSFNDAFEEMYKKQSAWVVPEKDLRDRVCQQIVQAVVPVYRSYMQNYGPLVEKDASSSKYVRYTVVALEKMLSSLYVPRPMRYGSFKGTPPSEKLKSDVDLRRTTSAVV